A single region of the Bifidobacterium asteroides DSM 20089 genome encodes:
- a CDS encoding glutamate-cysteine ligase family protein — protein MRKSVGAGYAHLLTVPNPRHVDSLVDYFRRGSKPRSQWRFGIEIEHLPVRNDGSDAPVPYEGEQGIEALLSALEPCYDGDKEYREDGHLVGLSRQSCVVSLEPGSQVECSLGVVRDSREFEDLYRRFRAEVDPIAEQLGFRLVEYGYRPAGSYADVGVNPKERYAVMNTYLGRIGQCGPMMMRSTASTQISIDYQDEDDAIGKIRLGTAIGPILAYFFRNTPIFEGKPNRMPLRRQRIWDWLDTQRTGLIPGLFEDGYGWEDYAVDMLSTPLMVADVSHTPEVEGPQGQQVFIAWHENAGEIYPDRRLNDAEIAHILTTHFNDVRLKNYIELRHWDSLPMKRASRLLEVVGGIFYDSDRFAGLATLLDGVSEEDVLAAKADLQVRGGKASPYGRSLDFWRQALGAEDTLEDLPGDPRHPDFFQS, from the coding sequence ATGAGGAAAAGCGTAGGCGCTGGGTATGCGCACCTGTTGACGGTTCCAAATCCGCGGCATGTGGACAGCCTGGTCGACTACTTCAGACGAGGATCCAAACCACGTTCCCAGTGGCGTTTCGGTATTGAGATCGAGCATCTGCCGGTCCGCAACGACGGGTCCGATGCCCCGGTTCCCTATGAGGGCGAGCAGGGCATCGAGGCCCTGCTATCGGCCTTGGAGCCTTGCTACGACGGCGATAAGGAATATCGGGAGGACGGTCACCTGGTAGGACTGAGTCGTCAGAGCTGCGTGGTCTCACTGGAGCCCGGGAGCCAGGTGGAGTGCTCCCTGGGTGTGGTGCGGGACAGCCGAGAATTCGAAGACCTCTACCGTCGCTTCCGTGCCGAGGTCGACCCCATCGCCGAGCAGCTGGGGTTCCGGTTGGTCGAGTACGGGTACCGTCCGGCCGGGTCATACGCGGATGTGGGCGTCAACCCCAAGGAACGCTATGCGGTCATGAACACCTACTTGGGCCGCATCGGCCAGTGCGGGCCCATGATGATGCGCAGCACCGCCTCGACCCAGATCAGCATCGACTACCAGGACGAGGACGATGCCATCGGAAAGATTCGTCTGGGCACGGCCATCGGGCCTATCCTGGCCTACTTCTTCCGCAACACTCCAATCTTTGAGGGGAAGCCCAACCGCATGCCCCTGAGGCGTCAGCGGATCTGGGATTGGCTCGACACCCAGCGCACGGGTCTGATTCCTGGGCTGTTCGAGGATGGCTACGGCTGGGAGGACTATGCCGTGGACATGCTCTCCACTCCGCTCATGGTGGCCGATGTCTCCCACACCCCGGAGGTGGAGGGGCCGCAGGGACAGCAGGTCTTCATAGCCTGGCATGAAAACGCCGGGGAGATCTATCCGGATCGGCGGCTCAATGATGCCGAGATAGCGCACATTTTGACTACGCACTTCAATGACGTCCGCCTGAAGAATTACATCGAGCTCAGGCACTGGGATTCACTGCCCATGAAACGTGCCAGCCGACTTCTTGAGGTCGTCGGTGGCATCTTCTACGACTCGGATCGATTCGCCGGACTTGCCACGCTCTTGGACGGGGTGAGCGAGGAGGATGTGCTTGCAGCCAAGGCCGACCTGCAGGTTCGCGGCGGCAAGGCCAGCCCCTATGGTCGTTCCCTAGACTTCTGGCGGCAGGCGCTGGGCGCCGAGGACACCCTTGAAGATCTGCCGGGCGATCCGCGCCATCCCGATTTCTTCCAGTCCTGA
- a CDS encoding beta-galactosidase: MTDNAVRTKDHSVSQGITRLPDRLIFGCAYYDEYMPYERVDKDMSMMKSACINTIRIAESTWSTLEPQPGVFDLSHVDRVLDAAERFGIQVIVGTSTYAVPSWLAAMHPDVLADTPKGHNRYGARQIMDIVNPSYRYYGERVIRRLISHVADNPQVIGYQVDNETKYYDCVSPDMQRLFVKDLRRRFDDDLDRLNAAFGLDYWSNRIDSWEDFPDLTGTINASLGSAFDRFRRSQVSRYLAWQAGIVREYAREDQFITHNFDFDWGPGWSYGVQPAVDHFEAAGCLDVAGVDIYHPTEDDLTGKEIAFGGDMTRSLKGGANYLVLETEAQGQNGWLPYPGQLRLQAYSHLASGADGVMYWHWHSIHNSFETYWKGLLSQDMDPNPTYEEAGRFGRQIAQKGVGERLINLQKRNKVAIMVGNDSLTALDWFSLETGFPRQQGQISYNDVVRRVYDALFELNIECDFISDKADQSRLGHYAMVVVPALYSTNQDTLKALADYVRQGGHLVATLRSFVADENLKVWHDKAPHLLTDVFGIDYNQFTRPGKDLTLDLRGADQAGPACQGLIELLNPRPGTQVLASYDHPVWGRYAAVTRNDYGNGIAEWIGTLPSAQGMRMLLSDAADAAGLSGPARDLAGLVTVREGINALGERVAYLLNYSSKEVRLDAPYGGHLLVADGQADPQAHVDQGQSMTIGPWDLAVIVQ; encoded by the coding sequence ATGACAGACAATGCAGTCCGAACCAAGGACCATTCGGTTTCGCAGGGTATCACGCGCCTCCCGGACAGGCTCATCTTCGGCTGTGCCTACTACGACGAATACATGCCCTATGAGCGGGTGGACAAGGATATGTCCATGATGAAGTCCGCCTGCATCAACACCATTCGTATCGCCGAATCCACCTGGAGCACTCTGGAGCCCCAGCCTGGCGTATTCGACCTCAGCCATGTGGACCGTGTGCTGGATGCTGCTGAACGCTTCGGCATTCAGGTCATCGTGGGCACCTCCACCTATGCCGTCCCCTCCTGGCTGGCAGCCATGCATCCGGATGTCCTGGCGGACACCCCCAAGGGCCACAATCGGTATGGGGCTCGCCAGATTATGGACATCGTCAACCCCTCCTACCGGTACTATGGCGAGCGCGTCATACGCAGGCTGATAAGCCATGTGGCCGACAACCCCCAGGTGATCGGCTACCAGGTCGACAACGAGACCAAGTACTACGACTGCGTATCGCCTGACATGCAGCGCCTCTTCGTCAAGGATCTGCGGCGGCGCTTTGACGATGATCTGGACCGCCTCAATGCGGCCTTTGGCCTGGACTACTGGTCAAACAGAATCGACTCCTGGGAGGACTTTCCCGATCTGACCGGGACCATCAATGCATCGCTGGGTTCGGCTTTCGACCGCTTCCGTCGAAGCCAGGTCAGCCGCTACCTGGCCTGGCAGGCTGGCATTGTGCGCGAATATGCCCGCGAGGACCAGTTCATCACCCACAACTTCGATTTCGATTGGGGTCCTGGCTGGTCATATGGTGTTCAGCCAGCCGTCGATCATTTCGAAGCGGCCGGATGCCTGGACGTGGCCGGTGTGGACATCTACCATCCCACCGAGGACGACCTGACCGGCAAGGAGATTGCCTTCGGCGGGGACATGACCCGCAGTCTGAAGGGTGGCGCCAACTACCTGGTTCTGGAAACCGAGGCCCAGGGGCAGAACGGCTGGCTGCCCTACCCAGGGCAGTTGCGGTTGCAGGCATACAGCCATCTGGCCTCTGGGGCTGACGGGGTCATGTACTGGCACTGGCATTCCATCCACAACTCTTTTGAGACCTACTGGAAGGGGCTGCTTTCGCAGGATATGGACCCCAACCCCACCTATGAGGAGGCCGGTCGGTTCGGCAGGCAGATAGCGCAGAAGGGTGTGGGGGAGCGTCTGATCAACCTCCAAAAGCGCAACAAGGTAGCCATCATGGTGGGCAACGACTCCCTGACCGCACTGGACTGGTTCTCCCTGGAGACCGGCTTCCCCCGTCAGCAGGGGCAGATCTCCTACAACGATGTGGTCAGACGGGTCTACGATGCCCTCTTCGAGCTCAACATCGAGTGCGATTTCATCAGCGACAAGGCCGACCAGTCCCGGCTGGGCCACTATGCCATGGTCGTGGTTCCCGCCTTGTACAGCACCAATCAGGATACGCTGAAGGCACTGGCCGATTATGTCCGTCAGGGAGGTCACCTGGTGGCCACGCTGCGCTCCTTTGTGGCGGACGAGAACCTCAAGGTCTGGCATGACAAGGCTCCGCACCTGCTGACCGACGTGTTCGGCATCGACTACAACCAGTTCACCCGCCCCGGCAAGGATCTGACCCTGGATCTGCGTGGGGCCGACCAGGCCGGACCGGCCTGCCAGGGGCTGATTGAGCTGCTGAATCCGCGCCCCGGCACTCAGGTCCTGGCCTCCTATGACCATCCGGTCTGGGGACGGTATGCGGCTGTGACCCGTAATGATTACGGCAACGGGATCGCGGAGTGGATCGGCACCCTGCCCTCGGCCCAGGGCATGCGGATGCTGCTTTCGGATGCGGCGGATGCGGCTGGCTTGAGCGGTCCTGCCCGGGACCTGGCTGGCCTGGTCACCGTGCGGGAGGGCATCAACGCCCTGGGAGAGCGGGTCGCTTACCTGCTCAATTATTCATCCAAGGAGGTCAGGCTGGACGCGCCCTACGGGGGGCATCTGCTGGTGGCTGACGGGCAGGCTGATCCTCAAGCGCATGTGGACCAGGGCCAGTCCATGACCATTGGACCCTGGGATCTGGCGGTCATCGTTCAATAG
- a CDS encoding SPFH domain-containing protein: protein MHLGIAIVIAVLVLALIIFLLGIFVVPQQQADVIERFGKYHRVVLAGIHAKIPLVDRIAAKTNLRVNQLNVKLETKTKDNVFVTVEVSAQFRVEAANVSTAYYELVDPAGQLRSYMEDALRSAIPALSLDDAFARKDDIASDVQKTVGKEMQRFGFSVIKTLVTAIDPSTQVKQAMDSINAAQREKEATKERAEARRIEIETQARADAEKTRMQGEGQANYRREIANGIVDQINSLRAVGMDIDAVNNVVLFNQYLDVMRSLAESGNAKTLVLPASTPGGYNELFNQMTAALMTAQSTQGSADPRHGRRSAGTEGGTGTPVL from the coding sequence ATGCATCTAGGCATCGCCATTGTGATCGCCGTGCTGGTTCTGGCGCTGATCATCTTCCTCCTGGGGATCTTCGTTGTGCCCCAGCAGCAGGCGGACGTCATTGAGCGCTTCGGCAAGTACCATCGGGTGGTGCTGGCGGGCATCCACGCCAAGATCCCCCTGGTGGATCGGATCGCCGCCAAGACCAACCTGCGGGTCAACCAGTTGAACGTCAAGCTGGAGACCAAAACCAAGGACAACGTCTTCGTCACTGTGGAGGTCTCCGCACAGTTCCGTGTGGAGGCGGCCAACGTGTCTACGGCATACTACGAGCTGGTCGACCCGGCGGGCCAACTGCGCTCCTACATGGAGGATGCCCTCAGGTCGGCCATTCCCGCCCTGAGCCTGGATGACGCCTTCGCCCGCAAGGACGACATCGCCTCAGACGTGCAGAAGACTGTTGGGAAGGAGATGCAGCGCTTTGGGTTCTCGGTCATCAAGACCCTGGTCACCGCCATCGACCCCTCCACCCAGGTCAAGCAGGCCATGGACTCCATCAACGCGGCCCAGCGCGAGAAGGAGGCCACCAAGGAGCGTGCCGAGGCCCGTCGGATCGAGATCGAGACCCAGGCCAGGGCCGATGCCGAGAAAACCAGGATGCAGGGCGAGGGCCAGGCCAACTACCGGCGTGAGATCGCCAACGGCATTGTGGACCAGATCAACAGCCTGCGGGCAGTGGGCATGGATATCGACGCCGTCAACAATGTGGTGCTCTTCAACCAGTATCTGGATGTGATGCGCTCGCTGGCCGAATCCGGCAATGCCAAGACCCTGGTCCTGCCAGCGTCAACCCCCGGCGGATACAACGAGCTCTTCAATCAGATGACCGCAGCGCTGATGACCGCCCAGAGCACCCAGGGCAGCGCGGATCCCCGCCACGGCCGCAGGAGTGCGGGCACAGAGGGCGGGACCGGTACGCCGGTTCTGTAA
- a CDS encoding aldo/keto reductase, protein MAKLRGIDAEIFPLVLGGNTFGWTSDESESDRVLDAYTEAGGNLIDTADVYSAWAPGHSGGESEIVMGRWLSKNGNRDKVLVATKVSQHPQYSGLSARNIEAAADASLLRLGLDVIDLYYAHFDDSSTPLEETAAAFDKLVKEGKVRAIGVSNYTPDRIREWFSIARKEGLTLPVALEPQYNLVYRRTYENGLMQVAKDEDLAVFPYFSLASGFLTGKYRTLDDLKGKKREGMVKDFFTQEGLDVVAAMDGIAKAHGVELATVALAWLNHRPGIAAPIASARTPEQLPALLAAAHLKLSDQDMQTLDQVSDKVKG, encoded by the coding sequence ATGGCAAAACTACGCGGCATCGACGCCGAAATCTTCCCCCTGGTGCTGGGCGGCAACACCTTCGGATGGACCAGCGACGAATCCGAATCTGACCGGGTCCTGGACGCCTACACGGAAGCCGGGGGCAACCTGATCGATACAGCTGACGTCTATTCAGCATGGGCCCCCGGCCACTCCGGCGGTGAGTCCGAGATCGTCATGGGCCGCTGGCTGTCCAAGAACGGCAACCGCGACAAGGTCCTGGTGGCCACCAAGGTCAGCCAGCACCCCCAGTACTCCGGCCTGTCAGCCAGGAACATCGAGGCCGCCGCCGACGCCTCCCTGCTCAGGCTGGGCCTGGATGTGATCGACCTCTACTACGCCCACTTCGACGACAGCTCCACCCCATTGGAGGAGACTGCGGCAGCCTTCGACAAACTGGTCAAGGAGGGCAAGGTCCGGGCCATTGGAGTGTCCAACTACACCCCGGACCGGATTCGTGAATGGTTCAGCATTGCACGCAAGGAGGGCTTGACCCTGCCGGTGGCCCTGGAGCCCCAGTACAATCTGGTCTATCGCAGGACCTATGAGAATGGCCTCATGCAGGTTGCCAAGGACGAGGATCTGGCGGTCTTCCCCTACTTCTCGCTGGCTTCGGGCTTCCTGACGGGCAAGTACCGGACCCTGGACGACCTCAAGGGCAAGAAGCGCGAGGGCATGGTCAAGGACTTCTTCACCCAGGAGGGACTGGATGTGGTCGCCGCCATGGACGGCATCGCCAAGGCCCACGGGGTCGAACTAGCCACCGTAGCCCTGGCCTGGCTCAACCATAGGCCTGGGATTGCAGCCCCTATCGCTTCCGCACGCACCCCCGAGCAGCTGCCGGCCCTTCTGGCCGCTGCCCATCTGAAACTGAGCGACCAGGATATGCAGACCTTGGACCAGGTCAGCGACAAGGTCAAAGGCTGA
- the ileS gene encoding mupirocin-resistant isoleucine--tRNA ligase: MNQTTDTSDATSRDGEVYPKAVVDPALAKVTPNPSFPHMEESVLDYWDHDDTFNKSVDRRPSGDHADNEFVFFDGPPFANGLPHYGHLLTGYVKDVIPRYQTMKGHKVNRVFGWDTHGLPAELEAQRELGIDSVDQIEQMGIEKFNDACRASVLKYTSEWKDYVHRQARWVDFDHGYKTLNVSYMESVMWAFKTLYEKGLAYEGYRVLPYCWKDQTPLSNHELRMDADVYQDRQDTTVSVAVKLRDEDAYAVFWTTTPWTVPTNLAIVVGADIEYSEVSPVSGPFAGKRFYIATARLGDYAKQLGEDYQVVRTLKGSRMEGWRYWPVFPYFAGEQAESEGGTPGPNAYTIYTADYVDTVEGTGLVHQAPYGEDDMNTLNAKGIRSVDVLDAGAVFTEQCPDYQGMQAFDANMPIVRNLRAGDGPLARIPAEHRALLFQEKSYVHSYPHCWRCGTPLIYKPVSSWFVSVTKIKDRLLELNQQINWIPENVKDGQFGKWLANARDWSISRNRFWGSPIPVWVSDDPKYPRVDVYGSLDELKQDFGRYPTDDKGQINMHRPWIDQLTRPNPDDPTGKSTMHRITDVLDCWFESGSMPFAQFHYPFENKQYFEDRDPCDFVVEYIGQTRGWFYTMHIMSTALFDRPAFKNVICHGIVLGSDGQKMSKHLRNYPDVNEVFDKYGSDAMRWFLMSSSILRGGNLVVTADGIRDTVRQVMLPVWSSYYFYTLYANAANKGAGYQAQALTPDRVASLPEMDRFLLARTRRLIQSVQKALDDFAISEACDAVTDFIDVLTNWYIRNNRDRFWSEDHQAFDTLYTVLEAFARVLAPLAPMEAEQIWRGLTGGESVHLADWPFLADEATGQQTELGQVLRDDPALVVAMEKVREVVSATLALRKAEQIRVRQPLSRLTVVVRDPDAARPYVDVLKSELNIKDVEFCTLDQAGQHGLRIIHDLKVNARAAGPRLGKQVQFVIQASKQGDWSEQDGHVVVTTPNGPVALEPGEYELDNRIEQEDGSQADRSASAALPTGGFVILDTQLDDDLLAEGYARDLIRQVQDARKTAGLDIADRIRLTLTLPGEDASKAQQFSDLIAGETLATSLTVNAGDVDQPQVDLVKA; this comes from the coding sequence GTGAATCAGACCACTGATACCTCAGATGCGACAAGTCGGGATGGCGAAGTCTATCCCAAGGCGGTGGTGGACCCGGCTCTGGCCAAGGTGACGCCCAATCCCTCCTTCCCCCACATGGAGGAGTCCGTGCTGGACTACTGGGATCATGACGACACCTTCAACAAGTCGGTGGATCGTCGCCCGTCCGGTGATCACGCCGACAACGAGTTCGTCTTCTTCGACGGCCCGCCCTTCGCCAACGGCCTGCCCCACTACGGGCACCTGCTGACCGGCTACGTCAAGGATGTCATTCCCCGCTATCAGACCATGAAGGGTCACAAGGTCAATAGGGTCTTCGGCTGGGACACCCACGGTCTGCCCGCCGAGCTGGAGGCCCAGCGCGAGCTCGGCATCGACAGCGTGGATCAGATCGAGCAGATGGGCATCGAGAAGTTCAATGACGCCTGTCGCGCCTCGGTGCTCAAGTACACCAGCGAGTGGAAGGACTACGTCCACCGTCAGGCTCGCTGGGTGGACTTCGACCATGGCTACAAGACCCTGAATGTCTCTTATATGGAGTCGGTCATGTGGGCCTTCAAGACCCTCTATGAGAAGGGCCTGGCCTACGAGGGCTACCGGGTGCTGCCCTACTGCTGGAAGGACCAGACACCGCTGTCCAACCACGAGCTGCGCATGGATGCCGATGTCTACCAGGACCGGCAGGACACCACCGTCTCCGTGGCCGTCAAGCTCAGGGACGAGGATGCCTATGCGGTCTTCTGGACCACTACTCCCTGGACCGTACCCACCAACCTTGCCATCGTGGTCGGCGCTGACATCGAGTACTCGGAGGTCAGTCCGGTGTCCGGACCATTTGCCGGCAAGCGCTTCTACATCGCCACGGCCCGTCTGGGCGACTACGCCAAGCAGCTGGGGGAGGACTACCAGGTGGTCCGCACCCTCAAGGGGTCCCGGATGGAAGGCTGGCGGTATTGGCCGGTCTTTCCCTACTTCGCTGGAGAGCAGGCCGAATCCGAGGGCGGCACCCCCGGCCCCAATGCTTATACGATCTACACGGCCGACTACGTCGACACCGTGGAGGGCACCGGCCTGGTCCACCAGGCTCCCTATGGCGAGGACGATATGAACACCCTGAATGCCAAGGGCATCCGCAGTGTGGACGTGCTCGATGCTGGTGCTGTCTTCACCGAGCAGTGCCCGGACTACCAGGGCATGCAGGCCTTCGATGCCAACATGCCCATCGTCCGCAACCTGCGTGCAGGCGACGGCCCCCTGGCACGGATTCCTGCCGAGCACCGGGCCCTCCTCTTCCAGGAGAAGAGCTACGTCCACTCCTACCCACACTGCTGGCGTTGCGGCACCCCGCTGATCTACAAGCCGGTCTCCAGCTGGTTCGTCTCCGTGACCAAGATCAAGGACCGCCTGCTGGAACTCAACCAGCAGATCAACTGGATCCCCGAGAATGTCAAGGACGGCCAGTTCGGCAAGTGGCTGGCCAACGCCCGCGACTGGTCCATCTCCCGCAACAGGTTCTGGGGCTCGCCCATACCGGTCTGGGTCTCGGACGATCCCAAGTACCCTCGGGTGGATGTCTATGGGTCCCTGGATGAGCTCAAGCAGGACTTCGGCCGTTACCCGACCGATGACAAGGGGCAGATCAACATGCATCGGCCCTGGATCGACCAGCTGACCAGGCCCAACCCCGACGACCCGACCGGCAAGTCCACCATGCACAGGATCACCGATGTGCTGGATTGCTGGTTCGAGTCAGGCTCCATGCCCTTCGCACAGTTCCACTACCCCTTCGAGAACAAGCAGTATTTCGAGGACAGGGATCCCTGCGATTTCGTGGTGGAGTACATCGGTCAGACCCGTGGCTGGTTCTACACCATGCACATCATGTCCACGGCCCTCTTCGACCGGCCGGCCTTCAAGAACGTGATCTGCCACGGCATCGTCCTGGGCTCCGACGGCCAGAAGATGAGCAAGCACCTGCGCAACTATCCGGATGTGAACGAGGTCTTCGACAAGTACGGATCCGATGCCATGCGCTGGTTCCTGATGAGCTCTTCCATCCTGCGCGGCGGCAACCTGGTCGTCACCGCCGATGGCATTCGCGACACGGTCCGTCAGGTCATGCTGCCGGTCTGGAGCTCCTATTACTTCTACACGCTCTACGCCAACGCGGCCAACAAGGGCGCCGGCTACCAGGCCCAGGCGCTGACGCCGGACCGGGTGGCGAGCCTGCCGGAGATGGACCGCTTCCTGCTGGCACGCACCCGTCGGCTGATCCAGTCAGTGCAGAAGGCCCTGGATGACTTCGCCATCTCCGAGGCCTGCGATGCGGTGACCGACTTCATCGATGTGCTGACCAACTGGTACATCCGCAACAATCGCGATCGCTTCTGGAGCGAGGATCACCAGGCCTTCGACACCCTCTACACGGTTCTGGAGGCCTTCGCCCGCGTTCTGGCCCCCCTGGCGCCCATGGAGGCCGAGCAGATCTGGCGGGGCCTGACCGGCGGTGAGTCGGTCCATCTGGCCGATTGGCCCTTCCTGGCCGATGAGGCCACCGGTCAACAGACCGAACTGGGACAGGTTCTGCGTGACGATCCTGCCCTGGTAGTTGCCATGGAGAAGGTCCGCGAGGTGGTTTCGGCCACCCTGGCCCTGCGCAAGGCCGAGCAGATCCGCGTCCGTCAGCCCCTGTCCCGGCTGACCGTGGTGGTTCGTGACCCCGATGCGGCCCGCCCCTATGTGGACGTGCTCAAGTCCGAGCTGAACATCAAGGATGTGGAGTTCTGCACCCTGGATCAGGCCGGCCAGCATGGTCTGCGAATCATCCACGATCTCAAGGTCAATGCCCGTGCGGCCGGACCCCGGTTGGGCAAGCAGGTCCAGTTCGTCATCCAGGCCTCCAAGCAGGGTGACTGGTCAGAGCAGGACGGTCATGTGGTCGTCACTACCCCCAATGGACCGGTAGCCCTGGAACCCGGTGAATACGAGTTGGACAACAGGATCGAGCAGGAGGATGGCTCCCAGGCTGACCGGTCGGCCTCTGCAGCCCTGCCCACCGGAGGCTTCGTCATCCTCGACACCCAGCTGGACGACGACCTCCTGGCCGAGGGCTATGCCAGGGATCTGATCCGCCAGGTTCAGGATGCCCGGAAGACCGCCGGTCTGGACATCGCCGACCGGATCCGGCTGACCCTGACCCTGCCCGGGGAGGATGCCTCCAAGGCCCAGCAGTTCAGCGACCTGATCGCAGGCGAGACCCTGGCCACCAGCCTGACCGTCAACGCTGGCGATGTGGACCAGCCACAGGTCGACCTGGTCAAAGCCTGA
- a CDS encoding glycoside hydrolase family 3 N-terminal domain-containing protein, which yields MASRKLTEDLPYRDPDLSVDERVADLLGRMTREEKVGQMMQVDARQGVDKEVVDQHAGSLLHVSPKNMIKADKAVHRTRLGIPLLIGDDCIHGHSFFRGATIFPEQLGMAASFDPGLIQRMGRATAQEVATTGVHWTFSPVLCIARDTRWGRVDETFGEDPFLIGEMASAMVRGYQGGSAMTGTLPKDAVLATAKHFAGYSETQGGRDASEADLSHRKLLSWFLPPFERLAKEGVATFMLGYESIDGVPVTINNWLLNDVLRGEWGYQGTLITDWDNVGRMVWEQKVQPDYTRAAAAAVKAGNDLIMTTPGFYQGALDALDAGLLHEEDLDRAVKHILALKFRMGLFEDPRLPNPEAQKAVIDSPEHQELNLQVAQESAVLLKNDGILPLFGGVGADGRPGDDSAHSIALVGPLIDDAQNQLGDWAGGSGQCDWIKDQPREMISTVADGLRQELPENWQLSCEQGVDVLRLVDDPSGKLFPDGQPRPKVAAPAKIDQARFDRALDLAGQSDLVVAVVGDVVQLVGEGRSTATLELYGPQRDLLDALAQTGKPMVIVLMSSKPLILPPSAQSARALIWQPDPGMQGGRALARILTGKVEPTGRLPITFPRHAGQLPVYYNQIRGQHGDRYADLTQDPAFAFGQGMGYTTFAYGKPQVDGPDTVGPEDTVRVTVDLTNTGKRPGTEVVQAYISDLVTSVSWADRELKAFQRIQLDPGQTRKVVFDLPVSEWILVDADCNRRVEPGQFQVLVGSSSRREDLQAVTVTVD from the coding sequence ATGGCATCAAGAAAGTTGACGGAGGACCTGCCCTACCGCGATCCCGACCTGAGCGTGGATGAGCGAGTGGCCGACCTGCTGGGACGGATGACCCGCGAGGAGAAGGTGGGCCAGATGATGCAGGTGGATGCCCGACAGGGGGTCGACAAGGAGGTGGTGGATCAGCACGCCGGGTCCCTGCTGCATGTCTCTCCGAAGAACATGATCAAGGCTGACAAAGCGGTCCACCGCACCCGTCTGGGCATTCCCCTGCTGATCGGCGACGACTGCATCCATGGCCATTCCTTCTTCCGAGGGGCCACCATTTTCCCCGAGCAGTTGGGCATGGCAGCCTCTTTCGACCCTGGACTGATTCAGCGGATGGGGAGGGCCACAGCCCAGGAGGTCGCCACAACAGGCGTCCACTGGACCTTCTCTCCGGTGCTTTGCATAGCCAGGGACACCCGCTGGGGCCGGGTGGATGAAACCTTCGGTGAGGATCCCTTCCTGATCGGCGAGATGGCCTCGGCCATGGTGCGCGGCTACCAGGGCGGATCAGCCATGACCGGAACCCTGCCCAAGGATGCTGTTCTGGCCACGGCCAAGCACTTCGCCGGCTACTCCGAGACCCAGGGCGGGCGTGATGCCTCCGAGGCCGACCTTTCGCACCGCAAGCTGCTCTCCTGGTTCCTGCCGCCTTTCGAGCGCCTGGCCAAGGAGGGAGTAGCCACCTTCATGCTGGGCTACGAGTCCATCGACGGGGTTCCGGTCACCATCAACAACTGGCTGCTCAACGACGTGCTTCGAGGGGAGTGGGGATACCAGGGCACTCTGATCACCGACTGGGACAACGTGGGCCGGATGGTCTGGGAGCAGAAGGTGCAGCCCGACTACACCAGGGCCGCTGCGGCCGCCGTCAAGGCAGGCAACGACCTGATCATGACCACGCCCGGCTTCTACCAGGGAGCCTTGGATGCACTGGATGCCGGGCTTCTACACGAGGAGGACCTTGACCGGGCGGTCAAGCACATCCTGGCTCTGAAATTCCGCATGGGACTCTTCGAGGATCCGCGGCTGCCCAACCCAGAGGCCCAGAAGGCGGTCATCGATTCACCGGAGCACCAGGAGCTCAATCTTCAGGTGGCCCAGGAGTCGGCGGTTCTTCTGAAGAACGACGGCATCCTACCCCTGTTCGGTGGGGTGGGTGCCGATGGCCGTCCTGGTGATGATTCAGCACATAGCATCGCCTTGGTGGGTCCGCTGATCGATGATGCCCAGAACCAGCTTGGGGACTGGGCCGGCGGCTCGGGTCAGTGCGACTGGATCAAGGACCAGCCGCGGGAGATGATCTCGACCGTGGCCGACGGTCTGCGCCAGGAGTTGCCGGAAAACTGGCAGCTCAGCTGCGAGCAGGGCGTCGACGTGCTCCGTCTGGTTGACGACCCGTCGGGCAAGCTCTTCCCCGACGGCCAGCCCAGGCCCAAGGTGGCGGCCCCGGCAAAAATCGATCAGGCCCGTTTCGACAGGGCTCTGGACCTGGCCGGACAGAGCGACCTGGTAGTTGCCGTGGTCGGCGACGTGGTCCAGCTGGTGGGCGAGGGCCGTTCGACTGCCACACTGGAACTCTACGGTCCTCAGCGCGATCTGCTGGATGCCCTGGCGCAGACGGGCAAGCCCATGGTCATCGTGCTCATGTCCTCCAAGCCGCTGATCCTGCCCCCGTCCGCACAGTCGGCCAGGGCTCTGATCTGGCAGCCCGACCCGGGCATGCAGGGCGGTCGTGCCCTGGCCAGGATACTCACCGGCAAGGTTGAACCCACAGGCAGACTGCCCATCACCTTCCCCAGGCATGCCGGGCAGCTGCCGGTCTACTACAACCAGATCCGGGGCCAGCATGGAGACCGCTATGCAGATCTGACGCAGGATCCGGCCTTCGCCTTCGGTCAGGGTATGGGCTACACCACCTTTGCCTACGGAAAGCCACAGGTCGATGGACCGGATACCGTTGGACCCGAGGATACGGTCAGGGTGACTGTAGACCTGACCAACACCGGCAAGCGGCCAGGCACCGAGGTGGTCCAGGCCTATATCAGCGACCTGGTGACCTCAGTCAGCTGGGCTGACCGCGAGCTCAAGGCCTTCCAAAGGATTCAGCTGGATCCAGGGCAGACCCGGAAGGTGGTCTTCGATCTACCGGTGTCCGAGTGGATCCTGGTCGATGCCGACTGCAACCGCAGGGTCGAGCCTGGTCAGTTCCAGGTGCTGGTGGGATCCTCCTCGCGCAGGGAGGACCTGCAGGCCGTGACGGTGACCGTGGATTGA